A single Candidatus Hinthialibacter antarcticus DNA region contains:
- a CDS encoding sodium:solute symporter family protein produces the protein MHLNSLDWGIIAGYFILAGAIGLWFSRRAGKGDDEFFASGRNLPWWLAGLSMVATTFATDTPNLVTNLVRTDGVKGNWVWWAFLLTGMVTVFLYAKLWRRSGVLTDISFYELRYSGKPAAFLRGFRAVYLGLLFNVIIMANVTLAAVKISNLLLGIDPYVTVICCCVLTAAYSSAAGLWGVVLTDMILFVVSMVGAIGAAYYSLGHPDVGGLSGLLANESVQQATNIFPDFTNWQEMLPLLIIPFAVQWWSVWYPGAEPGGGGYIAQRMLAAKDEKNAFMSTFFFNIAHYAIRPWPWILVALCSIVVFPTIESIQQAFPYADANLVGDDMAYPAMLTFMPNGMLGIVIASLAAAYMSTISTHLNWGASYLVEDFYKRFFKNDATPKHYVNVGRLATVVLMVLACLFSFTLKDALEGFSILLQIGAGTGSIYLLRWFWWRVNAWSEITGMVVSFIVALVFHFVIPDRFDPWQEITIGTAITTLSWLAVTFVTPMTKRETLQAYYDKIRPVGFGWGKVVEVKDAGNPGEFTAALACIFFGCMAVYCALFATGSYIYGNIAVSAGLGIASAVSLFVIFKLLPKISFSKD, from the coding sequence ATGCACTTAAACAGTTTGGATTGGGGCATTATTGCCGGTTACTTTATTCTGGCTGGCGCGATTGGCTTGTGGTTTTCACGGCGCGCCGGCAAAGGCGACGACGAGTTTTTTGCGTCCGGGCGCAACCTGCCGTGGTGGCTGGCGGGGCTTTCGATGGTCGCGACCACGTTTGCGACTGATACACCCAACCTGGTGACCAACTTGGTCCGCACCGACGGCGTGAAAGGCAACTGGGTGTGGTGGGCGTTTTTATTGACCGGTATGGTGACAGTGTTTTTATACGCCAAACTGTGGCGGCGTTCGGGCGTGTTGACCGACATTTCGTTTTATGAATTACGCTATTCCGGCAAGCCCGCAGCGTTTCTACGCGGTTTCCGCGCGGTGTATCTCGGCTTGTTGTTTAACGTCATCATCATGGCGAACGTGACGCTGGCGGCGGTGAAGATTTCAAACTTACTGCTTGGTATTGATCCTTATGTGACCGTCATTTGCTGCTGCGTCTTAACGGCGGCGTATTCCAGCGCCGCCGGATTGTGGGGCGTGGTGTTGACCGACATGATCTTGTTTGTGGTCTCGATGGTGGGCGCCATCGGCGCTGCATATTATTCGTTGGGGCATCCCGATGTTGGGGGACTGTCGGGCCTATTGGCGAATGAATCGGTGCAACAGGCGACGAATATTTTCCCTGATTTTACGAATTGGCAGGAGATGTTGCCGCTGTTGATTATTCCCTTCGCGGTGCAGTGGTGGAGCGTTTGGTATCCCGGCGCGGAACCGGGCGGCGGCGGGTATATCGCCCAACGAATGTTGGCCGCCAAAGATGAAAAAAACGCATTCATGTCAACCTTCTTTTTCAATATCGCTCACTATGCGATCCGCCCGTGGCCGTGGATTCTGGTTGCGTTGTGTTCGATCGTGGTGTTCCCCACAATCGAATCAATCCAGCAGGCGTTTCCCTACGCGGACGCGAATTTGGTTGGCGATGACATGGCGTATCCCGCGATGTTGACTTTCATGCCGAACGGGATGTTGGGCATTGTGATTGCGTCATTGGCGGCGGCGTATATGTCGACCATCAGTACGCACTTGAACTGGGGCGCGTCTTATCTCGTCGAAGATTTTTATAAGCGGTTTTTCAAAAATGACGCAACGCCCAAACACTATGTGAATGTGGGGCGCCTCGCGACGGTTGTTTTGATGGTGTTGGCGTGTTTGTTCTCATTCACCCTGAAAGACGCGCTCGAAGGTTTTTCGATTTTATTGCAGATCGGCGCGGGGACAGGTTCGATTTATTTGCTGCGCTGGTTCTGGTGGCGGGTGAACGCTTGGAGCGAGATCACAGGCATGGTGGTATCATTTATCGTAGCGCTGGTGTTTCATTTTGTGATCCCTGACCGGTTTGATCCCTGGCAGGAAATCACCATCGGTACCGCGATCACAACGCTTTCCTGGCTTGCGGTTACGTTTGTGACTCCAATGACGAAGCGGGAGACGTTGCAGGCGTATTACGATAAAATCCGTCCCGTTGGGTTTGGTTGGGGCAAAGTGGTTGAGGTGAAAGACGCGGGCAATCCGGGCGAATTTACTGCTGCGTTGGCTTGCATCTTTTTTGGCTGCATGGCGGTGTATTGCGCGTTGTTCGCCACGGGCAGTTATATATACGGAAACATCGCGGTCAGCGCCGGGCTTGGAATCGCCAG